One genomic segment of Pseudonocardia sp. T1-2H includes these proteins:
- a CDS encoding ATP-dependent DNA ligase: protein MSRTQTMAGIEYPTRPMIAVTAERLPAGGQAGFAYEPKFDGFRCLAYRGRDRVVLQSRQQRPLGRYFPEIVDAVARLDTSVVLDGELVLWREGRFDFTALQQRLHPAGSRAGVLAATLPASYVVFDVLALDHRDLRAQPYAARRAVLDDLLGRQLPDGLVPMPVATDPAVARVWLTEHSAAGIEGVVAKRLDQPYRPGGRTWCKVRTRLTAEAVVGGVLGSVTRPEALILGRHDARGRLRVAGRTGPLPAAARAELGALLLPAAAGEHPWPVAIPSSRFGQRPGELVDYLQVVPATVVEVDADTSFERDRWRHATRFLRVRADLQPNDVDPRTRTASAG, encoded by the coding sequence GTGAGCCGGACGCAGACCATGGCGGGGATCGAGTACCCGACCCGGCCGATGATCGCCGTCACTGCGGAGCGACTCCCCGCCGGCGGGCAGGCCGGGTTCGCCTACGAGCCGAAGTTCGACGGCTTCCGCTGCCTCGCCTACCGCGGCCGGGACCGGGTCGTGCTGCAGTCGCGGCAGCAGCGGCCGTTGGGCCGCTACTTTCCCGAGATCGTCGACGCCGTCGCCCGGCTCGACACCAGCGTGGTCCTCGACGGCGAGCTCGTCCTGTGGCGCGAGGGCCGGTTCGACTTCACGGCGCTGCAGCAACGCCTGCATCCCGCCGGCTCCCGCGCCGGTGTCCTCGCCGCCACGCTGCCGGCGTCCTACGTCGTGTTCGACGTCCTCGCCCTGGACCACCGGGATCTGCGCGCCCAGCCCTACGCGGCGCGCCGGGCCGTGCTCGACGACCTCCTCGGACGTCAGCTCCCGGACGGGCTGGTGCCCATGCCCGTCGCGACGGACCCGGCCGTCGCGCGTGTCTGGCTCACCGAGCACTCCGCGGCGGGCATCGAGGGCGTCGTCGCCAAACGCCTCGACCAGCCCTACCGGCCGGGTGGCCGCACGTGGTGCAAGGTCCGCACCCGGCTCACCGCCGAAGCCGTCGTCGGCGGCGTCCTCGGCTCGGTCACCCGACCCGAGGCGCTCATCCTCGGGCGCCACGATGCTCGCGGCCGGCTCCGCGTCGCCGGCCGTACCGGCCCGCTGCCCGCCGCGGCCCGGGCCGAGCTCGGCGCCCTGCTCCTCCCTGCCGCCGCGGGCGAGCACCCCTGGCCGGTAGCCATCCCGTCGAGCAGGTTCGGGCAGCGCCCGGGCGAGCTCGTCGACTACCTCCAGGTCGTCCCGGCCACGGTCGTCGAGGTCGACGCCGACACCTCCTTCGAGCGGGACCGCTGGCGCCACGCCACCCGGTTCCTCCGGGTCAGAGCCGATCTGCAGCCGAACGACGTCGACCCACGCACCCGGACCGCTTCGGCGGGCTAG
- a CDS encoding maleate cis-trans isomerase family protein: MKQVTREELLAMVDRAADCATAVSDAAVDVIAYACLVAVMAQGPGAHKESEQVIADAARENGHPAEVVSSAGALVRTLRAHGYSRVAIVTPYMAPLTRMVREYIEGEGIEVLDAIALEVPDNLEVGRLDPSGLPGIARGLKREGAEAIVLSACVQMPSLAAVQAVEDELGLPVVTAATATAYEVLTSLGHAPAISGAGRLLAPA; the protein is encoded by the coding sequence ATGAAGCAGGTCACCCGCGAGGAGCTCCTCGCGATGGTGGACCGTGCCGCCGACTGCGCGACGGCGGTGTCGGACGCCGCCGTCGACGTGATCGCCTACGCCTGCCTGGTCGCGGTGATGGCCCAGGGCCCGGGCGCGCACAAGGAGTCCGAGCAGGTCATCGCGGACGCGGCGCGGGAGAACGGGCACCCCGCCGAGGTCGTGAGCAGCGCCGGCGCGCTGGTCCGCACCCTGCGGGCCCACGGCTACTCCAGGGTCGCGATCGTCACCCCGTACATGGCGCCGCTGACCCGCATGGTTCGCGAGTACATCGAGGGCGAGGGGATCGAGGTCCTCGACGCCATCGCCCTGGAGGTGCCGGACAACCTCGAGGTCGGCCGCCTGGACCCGTCCGGCCTCCCGGGGATCGCGCGGGGGTTGAAGCGGGAGGGCGCGGAGGCGATCGTCCTGTCCGCCTGCGTGCAGATGCCTTCGTTGGCCGCGGTCCAGGCCGTCGAGGACGAGCTGGGCCTGCCGGTGGTCACGGCCGCGACCGCCACCGCCTACGAGGTCCTCACCAGCCTCGGTCACGCGCCCGCGATCAGCGGAGCGGGGCGCCTGCTCGCGCCCGCGTAG